From Candidatus Liberimonas magnetica:
GAATAATAAGCTGCGAGGTAAAGCAGGGCCGTTTCAGTGTCAGGTTCGATTTCCAGTATGCTCTCCCACAACTCCCTGGCCTTGTTGGGATTTCCGGAAACAAGATAAAAATTGCCCAAAAAAAGCTTGGTGTCAATATCCTTTCCGGATAATTCTTCAAGTTTTTGAGCAGCATAAAAAGATTGCGGTATCCTGCCGACCTGCCAGTAAAGGCTTGTCAACTGCCGGTAAACATCTATAGCTTTATCATCAATTTTTAATACATGTTCATATTCTTTGATCGCGCGGTCAAAATCCCCTGAACGGCTGGCGATAAGGCCGTTCAGATAGGATTGATAGGCTTCTTTGGAAACAGCCTGTAAATTAATCGGAACAACCAAGCTATAGATAAGCAGTAATGATATAATTTTTTTCATTTAATTCCCTTATTTTGAATGTTAGTTATTACCTTGAATTAAAATCCTAAACCCTAAATTTAAAACTCTAAATAAATTCAAATGCTCAAAACTTAAAAATTTAAACAAAAAATTCAATTGTTTTTTATTTTTGGTTATTTGAGTTTGTTTAGTGTTTAGAGTTTAGTTCTGGGCTTATAAGTTTTTTTCCATCAGTATCGCGCCTTCATTCCTGTAATATTTTTCTCTAAAACCTACTGCCTTAAATCCCGCTGATTTATAAAGTTTCTGAGCTACTGTATTGCTTTCGCGGACTTCAAGCAATGCTTTCCTTGCGCCCTTAATACACATATCTTCCACTAAAAACTCCAGGGCCTTGCTGCCAAGCCCTTTATTCCTGTAATCAGGATGTACGGCAATGTTCGTTATATGAGCTTCATCAAGTATGAGCCAGCCTGCGGCATAGCCTGCGATCTTATTTTCAAACTTTAAAACAAAAAATCTGGACAGAGGAAGAGATAATTCACGTTCAAACATCTCTCTTGTCCAGGGCTCAGGAAAAGAAACTTTCTCAATCTCCAGGATTTCGCTTATATATTCCCTTTTCAGAGGCAAAAATTCCAAATTCAAAGCACCGTTCATTTTGGGAAGTTATTTTATCAAAATAAGCAAATACTTTCAAGAATCAGGGGGGAGGGATTCAGGCTATGCTGCGGACTTTAGGGCTTCTACTGAAGCTATCCTTGTAGCCTCGGTTGCCTCTTTAATTGTTTCCTCTAAAATACCCTTTATTTTAAAGTTATATGAAATTCCAAGGACCCTCCAGGTAGCTGCGATAACAGCAGGCTCCATCAGCGCTATGGCTTTTGGATCCCTCTGAGCAAGGTTTTCTATGATTGTATAATCAGGTGAGTTCAAGGCCGGGTTTATACTGTCAATTCTTTCCTCGACTAAAAGGCCCAAAGCTTTCCACTTTCCGCTTCCTCTTAGCTGTAACCTTGCGTCCAAAACATTATACAAAACAGGCAGAATATTAATTTCCAGCTGCTGCAGGTTCTCTCGGGAATACCCTGCAAGGGTCTTATCAGTAAAATCAATCACTCCCTGCATGAACTCTCTGTCTTCCTTGACAGCGGAACAATTCAACAGGGCTTCAACCAGCCTTAAAGACTCTTCCTTGGTAACAGCCTGTTTTGTACTTTCAGTCCTGAAATATTCTTTTGCATTTTCATAATCTCTTATGGCAAGGAAATAATCAAGACCCCTGTTCTTTTCCGGAGTAAACAATATCATCATAAAAAATGCATACCTGGCATTATCGCTTGAAAACTCCAGGTTATCTAATTTATATTTAACCTCTGTCATTTTGTGCAGCACGCCAAGGATATATTTAATGCCTTGGGACCTTATATTGTCTGCCTGCACCTGGTCTTTACCCTTGAGTGCATTATATTTCCTTGAATAACTCTGCATTTCCATCAAAACCCCGTAAAAAGCCTTATTTTTCAACTTACCACCGGTATCCTTCATACCTTTAAATTCATCGCAGTCATCCAAAACTTTTGAGACTTTATAAATATCGCCTGATTGAAGCGCCCCGGCCAGCAAACCAAGAGTCGTTTCGCTGAAAGCCTGCGTATCAAAACCTCTGGCAAAGTTCAAACCGGATTTATATGCTTCTTCAAGTATAGTTTTCTGGTCCTTGGGTTTAAACGGTTTAGACATGTTGTCTATCATATTATTTATTTCATCTATCATTCTTTCATCCTCTTTATTCAACGAGTTAATTTCCTCTATGCTTGTTAAATCATAAGGTAAAACAACCCAGACCGCTCCTGAATGGAAAGCTTTTCCTAAAAATTCCTTTAGCCCGTCTTTGCTGTTTATCCCTTTAAACTCAAGTTTCCAGGAAATATTTTCATCGGATATAACATTGCCCGCAGTTTTCGGGGTAAATTCCCTTTCAACAACAAAGTTATATTTTTTCTGCAAATCCTGCTGGCTGTACTGCGATTTCTCGCTAAGTGTAAGAGATACAATAAACTCCGGGTTCTTCCTTTTCAAGTCTCTTAGGAAAGCAAATTCCTCTTGTGACAAATCCCGTTCCAGAGCAAGATGCATGCCTCTATAACCGTGCTTCTGCAAATCGGCGGCTAATTTTTTTATATCTTTTATATCTCTGTTAACATCTATATTGCAGGCAAGAATGATATTTTTTAATATTTTCTTATCTTTTATTTTTTCAACGCTGACATATTTGCCGTTTACCCTAAACAGGGCGTTATTCTCTTTAAGGAGGTTTTCAATATCTGTGACGCTGTTCTCATCGTAAAATTTTTGGTCAAATTCCAGGATAATGTCCGAGCCTTTTCTAAAGCCGGCAGTTACGGCCCTTTTCCTCATCAACTGAGCGAAGTCTATCATGCGTTCGATAAATGACGCCTTTTGTGTTTCAACCCAGTCAATGGCATCAGAGGCATTAACTAGATCCCAATAATTTACCTTCCCGTCATTTACCACAATACTGCCAGAAACAGCGCCTGCCACATCTTGAGAGACTTCCTGTTCAACTTTTTGTTTTTCGTCTTCTAGAACCACATTAAACTTTGTATCTGTAAATAAAACTTCTGTTTCCTGGCGGGTATTATTTTCAAACGAGATACTGTTGCCGTTTATAATGAATTTATTTTTAACGTTGCCCTGCACCATAAAAGCCATTATCCTTGAATTACCCGAGATCATGTCCGGTTTAAGCGTATTGCCGATAAAAAACTCGCCAGGAAGCCCGAATGATTTTAAGCTGTCCACCAGCCGGCTGTTTCCGTTTATATTCCTGAGGAACTGCGCAAGGAATTTAGTTAATAATAAGTCGTACACAGCAGGCTCTATCTCAGCCAGAGCCCCGGCTGGTTTTTCCACATAGAGCATCAAAGCAGAACCTTTTTGAGTCCTCAACACTTTTGCCCAAACATTCAAAGATTGGGGCGAATCACTTAAATTATAAGTTATAAAAGGTATCCCGTTTCCTGTCAGCTTATCCAATCTTTGTTTTTCTGCTTCCTCCTGTGTTATATAAGTAAATCCGATTTCGTTTATACCGTACTCTGCTTTATCCAGCAGTTCTTTTTCAACAACACCGCTATTCTCTCCAACACCAATAGGCCTGTATTCTGTTGCAGATTTTATTTTAAACTCTTTTTTAAGGAAGGATTCTCTCCCGAAAAGGTTAACAACAAAACCCTTTATCGTCCCGCGATATTTAACTGCATTAATCGTATGCTTTATACTCCCCTTAAATGCAGCAGCTATAGCCTGTATAAAAGCTTCTACTATTATTTCTCCTGCTGTCTTTAAAGAAAGCTCTCCTTCGGACAGGGTTGCGGATAATTCAAGGTAGGTTTTCTTATTTTCTCTTGCATCCAAGAACTTCTCAATTACATACCCCGAACCTTCGGATTGTAAGTCATCGCTGTTTCCTTTACATGCAACTAATATTTTTTTGTCTGGAGGTATTGAGGCTTTGCCAAGGAATACCGATACTGTTTTTTCTTCTTTCTGCTCCCAGAGGAATGTATCAACTCCTGAATCTCCCATGCACAAAACAACTCCATCTCCTTTAATGCCCCCTAAATAATCAGTTGACTCGTCCGCTTTACTAAATAGACTTACATTAAAAAAGTTACTCCCGTTTAACAGGTACAATCTGTTTTGTCCGTCTTTTTCTATTGACCCATAATTTTCTTTCAATATATTTAACGCTATCTCCCGCGCTTTTCCAAAATCTATTCCGCTGACTTCCACTTCGTCTACCTCGATTTCTGAATCGAAAATATTGAATAAAACATCGCCATACGGTTTAACTGCCTCTGTAAAGATACTGCGAACTTCGATAATATTGCCTGCCTCTTTAAGCCTTTTGATTGCTCCGTCTAAACTGATACCTTTTGTTTCGGATAAAACTTCCAGGTACCCTATCGCAAGGGCCCTGCCTATTTCTCTTTGTGCCCGTGGAGAAAACTGCTTTTGGTCATCATAAACATAGTTATAATTACCAGAATTATCAAAAGTTACCTTTTCTAAACCCGAAAATGCCCTTATTTGTAAATTTGAAAGCTTGCTTGTTGTACCTCTTTTTCCCATCTCATTTTTTAGGTCTTCTAATATACGCAGTTCAATTGCATTCATATCATAGCTTTTAATTTCAATATTAACATCATCTGCCCCAGCGCTTTTAAATAATGTAGTTTTTTGGTCTTTTTTAAACATACTCCCGGTTAGCAATAGAACCGGTATATCAGCTTCCAGAGCCCTTATTATCTGTTCTTTAGCTTTTTCATTAAGCGGAGAATATCCAGTCTCTGATAATGTCCTGTCGATATCAAAGACCATGGCTTTTATTTTTACCGGTTCATTGATGTTTAAACCTTTTATATACCTGAATATATTATTGCCTCCCCGGCTGACTTTCTTAGCCATATTCCGGGCACTGACAAAATCGATGTTTGGCTGTGTCTCTATGCCTTCTAAAAGAGCGGCCAATGTTTTCTCAAGGCCTTCGATCTGGTTGGCTTCTATAAATTTCTTTATATCTTCTGCAGTTCCTGTTTCCTGCACCAAAAGCGTTTGCTTTAACAGAGCTGTAATGCCTTTGTGCAATTTATTAATATCTGCCTCATCTTTCAGATTAAGGTCAAAGCGGCCGTTATTCGGGATAAGGATCCCGGCTTCTTCCAGGGTTTTAAATATAATATTATATCCTTTTTTATAGTCCTCTTCTTTTTCCCTTGCAAAGACATGGGCCATTAAGGCAATAAAAGTAATATACCCTTCCTTTGCCTTTTCTATGTCAATCTCTTTGTTCTTATACTGCTCTCCTATCTGGTATAAAGAGAAAAGCTCTCCAACAAGTTCATAGATGATGTTATAATCCTCTCTGAGCAGGTCAGTCCTTGATTCCAGCGGGTCTAGAAGAATGTGCCCTATTTCATGAAAAGTAGTCAACTCTGTAAGTGCTTCAAAACTAGTCTTAAAACCCTTTGAATTGTTTAATATGCGGGTTTTTATTTGACCTAGAGTTTCCCCGATTTTTATTTTTAGCATGTTGACGAATATCATGCCGGTATCTTCTTTTAAATCCAGGATACCCGGATTTCTCACGCCTAAAGCAGGCATTTTACCATAATCTACGGAGAAAAATGTATCATAAAACAGTATTTTCTGTTTTTGGCCAACCAGCCTGCTTTCTTTTTTACTTTTTCTATACTCCGCAAGCATTTGTGAAAAAACAGCATCATCCTTTGCCAGGTTATCTAAAGAAGCATTGAACTTTTCGATATTTTCATTTATTTTTTGTTCTTTTTTGATTAGTTTTTTATTTTTTATATGTATACTCATCTCAAAAAAGCATTTACGTTTTAACATTTCATCCGGATAGTCATCACCCGGTCCCAGTAAAAATGTAAAAGGCAGGCTTGTGGTCTTTAGCCAGGCACGGCTGGCTTCCTTAAAGGCATCATCTATTTTATCTGTTTCTGTTTCGCTGAGCGCTGCAATGAGTTTCTGTATGTAAATCTTCATCCCTTTGTTTAACCCTTCTACTTCAGCTGCCGTTTTAAGGCAAGAACAGAGTTCCCGCACTTCCTTTTCATATTCCAGGGAGAACGGCCTTGTTTCAAGTTTTTCCCATTTGCCCGTAACCTTATCCCGTTCTCCTTTTATCACAGTATAAGGGCTTTCAAATTTCGCCCTTTCCTCAACAGAGAGATGACTTACGTATTCCCTGAACTCTTCACGCGTTAAATCCGGAGGCATCAGCCCTTTTTGCGGCAGGTGCCTTGTGCCTTCGGGCGCCTGTAAAGAAAGAATTTTCTCGACGATAGGTGGCGCACCCATTAAACGCTCCATACATTTTTTATCAGCTTTGCCTAAGCCGGAAAGGTCTTTGTTTTTAAAGATAACCGGTAATGTAGTTCTGCCTGTTTTATTTTCAGAACTTTCGTTTTCTTTTATAGATTTTGTCCTAAAAAATACCTGCATAAAAGCATACAGTTTTGGAATATGGCGCGAAACTATTATAAAAAACCAGCTTACCCTGGCACATTGGCCTGCATACACATCGGTAATTATGCTGTCAACACCTGCTGCCTTAAGTGTTGCAATGCCTATATGTTTCGGATTAGGGGATTTTGCGCCAAAGATTAGACTATTCATTTTTAATTTCAAAAACATTGAAGCACATTTATTGCAGGGAGTCATACTCCCGCATAAGATTATATTATCAAAGATATGCTTGCCGGTTATTTTTTCTATAATGCCGGCTATTTCTAAAAATGAATCACTTGTTTCATCAAATAAGGCTACTAAGGCATCTTCGCTTTCGAATTTACCTGACTTAATTATAATTGATTTTAACTTTTTATAAATTTCATCCTTTTTTGAATCATTGAGCGGATCATTGAACTCTTTAGAGAGAGCTTCAATACGCTTGCCATTTTTATCTACATTTTTATCTACATGCTCATCGTTTTCATCTGCACTTATCAATTTTTCAGTATCTACGCCTATCAACCTTGCAATCAAATCTATGATCGCGAATTCTTCGGCATGCAGTTGATGGCCTTCCCTGTTATAGCCTTCACCGAGTTTAACCCCGTTTGAATCAAGTATAGCCGCACCTATATGAGCGGCAAATGGACTTCTTTCTTTTCTGGATAATTTTGCCTGTTCTATCGCCAAAAACATGCCGCAGCTGAACGAATTACATTTACTTTCCAAAGAAACGCCTGATTTGGAAAGTTTTTCAATGCGCAAAATCAAATCTAAAACACTTTGCCTGCCGGCTTTGTTTTCCGGGCCTGTAATATACTGTTCGAAAAGAATATCCGAGGCGTTTAGTTCTTGAGCAAAATCTCCAAAAGACTTTAAGAATCCCTGGGAACCCTGTTCCTGGCCCGGAAAATGCTCAGTTAAATAGGCTAAGATGCGCCTTGCAGTCGCCAGTTGATACTTGGCAGCAAGTAGTTTAGAAACAAAAACTATCCTCTTATCTTTCCAGACAGGGTCATCTGCAGGAACCACCCGTTCAAGGCCTAAGAAGCTTTGGCAGCGCTCGTCAAGAGGCAGATTTTCATTTAAAAGTATATCTAGATACTGGTCTTTTGATCCGGCTTTTTCTACTTTTTCATTTTGCCAGGAAACTATGTCCGGGCCCATGCCGACAACCATTTCATGATGTTCGCCATAAGGATAGGTATAGCTATCTAATAATATTCCATTATTACTTAGCTCCTTACTCATTGCTTCTGTTCTTTTCGGCAGTACAATAATATCTTCAATGGAATTTAACAACAGTACTCTTTTTCCGGAACTTTCAGCCGTTGCCTTAACATTCCCCTTAATGTACGGTACGTTTACGGCAAACGCAGAATCAAATAATTTGGGCGACGTAAACAGGCAATAAAGCGCCATAAGAGCGCCCTGGGAATTACCGCCTATAACAACCTTATTGATATTGAAAGATTTTTTTACCCGGGAAACTATCTCAAAGATAGGTTCGCTTGCTTTTTGTTTCGCTTTATCCTCAGGGTCTTTAAGGATAAGGGGTTTCCCAAACCAGGAAAAAGTGCCGTTTTCTTCCTGAACCGGGCCTATGGGAACCACAAGGATAGAGGACGGAGACTCAAGTTTTTCAGCGGAGCTTAATGTTTCTATAAGCGGATGCGCATAGCCGTGCAGGAACATCGTCATTGTATAAGCTTTATGGGGAGAATAACCCTTGGGCAGAACCACATAAAAAGCTTTTGCCAAAGATACCGCACCGGAAACCTCTTTAATGTCCCTGTATTTTTTAGCTTTTTCATCCCAAACATAAAGCCTGGTTCTGCCCTCTTCTTGCACTATTTTGCCAGTCAGCTCATCCGGAATTAGCTTTTTCAAGGCTTGATTTCTGGCAAGCTCAGCATTGCCAAAAACAATATTTTTTATATCTTGCCAGTCTTCTTTGGAACCTAAAGTTCCTGCCGTTAGGAAATAATAGGAGATTATGAGGCTAAGGACTGCCAGGAGGTCTATGCCTGTAAGCCCCTGGACAATGACCGGAATGAAAACAGAAAGCAGTACATCGAACACCGGGCCAACAACAAAGAAAATAAGTGCTTTCAGGGAATTTTTGGGGGCTTCTTTAAGCTCAACTTTACCTTTAAGAGATCTTGAGTCTATGTCAGGGATTTTTGCGTGCAGACCCATCATGCTTGCAGCAAGGTAATGCCTGAACTCATGGAAATGAATGATCCCTATAAGAACCAGCGTGCGAATCGATTCTAACGGCTTTGCCCAGCTCATTATATAATCATATTTCCCTAGATCCATATGCCCAGCACCAGGTATTCCAAGTGTCCGGGTACGAGCTTTTTTAACATTTTGAAGATGAATAAGGCCTAACTTTATAACGTTCCACAACTGTGCAGCGCAGGAGACAGCCTGGGAGCCCTTAGTCCCATAAGGAACAGGCTTATATTCTCCGTTTTCAATTTCCCAGGTAAAGAGTTCCTGGCTTTGAAACTTGTCGCAATTTGAGATGTCAGCATCTAATCTTGACAGGAACGACTTAATTATGGCAATATTTTTATCGCTTTCACTTATTCCGGACTGGGATGCATCTTCTATATACTTTGTAAGCACTATTTGGAGCATAGTCAAATGATATCCCCATATCGTTGCTCCATGGTAAGCATTTTTGTCCAGCATCTGCCATATTGAAGGAAGCCGAGGCCTGTGATAGGCGGGTATGTCCAGGGGTTCCCACTTTTCATAATTGTCATTTGCAAGCATAGAGTTTGTAACCACAAAACCAATGCCTTTCATATAAAGGCCGCCTAATTCGTAAGGTACAAAAAAAGGCTGAAGCAGCTTAACCACTTCTTCAGGAGAAAGCTTTTCATTTTGTAGTTTAAATATGACATCGCTGTTGACAGCAGGTATGTTTGTCCCGTTTTTGTCCTTGCTAAGGGCAAAATATGAGAAAGATTTCCCGTATTCATCCGGCAAAGCTTTATTTTCGTACACAAAATCTTTTAATGTAACACCGGCCCCTATTTTTCTTGAAAGAAGTTTTTTTGCCTCATTTGGATTTTCGACTTTTAGCCAGTCATAGTAAACTCTTAACCTGCTGCGCCATTC
This genomic window contains:
- the rimI gene encoding ribosomal protein S18-alanine N-acetyltransferase, which gives rise to MNGALNLEFLPLKREYISEILEIEKVSFPEPWTREMFERELSLPLSRFFVLKFENKIAGYAAGWLILDEAHITNIAVHPDYRNKGLGSKALEFLVEDMCIKGARKALLEVRESNTVAQKLYKSAGFKAVGFREKYYRNEGAILMEKNL